The nucleotide sequence AATCAGACTCGCCAGACCCCCGTCGAGGAGAGTGATGATCCGTTCGATTCTCTACGCCACTGATCTCGGCCTCTACGCGCCATTCGTGTTGCAGCATGCCTTGACGTTGGCCCAGGCCTTTCGCGCCGACCTGCATGTGATCCATGCGGTCGAGCCGATGAGCCTGTTCGCCGAGTCTGTGCTGAAAACCTATCTGGACCAGGACACCCTCGATGAAATGCGCAGCAAAGGCCTGCCGGCGGTTATGTCGAGCATTGAGGAACGGGTGCTAGAGGCGTTTCGGGATGAGCTCAGCGATGCCCCGCAGAATATTTCCATGATCCGCGCGGTGCGGGTTGTCCAGGGCGATCCGCCGCAAGTGATTCACGAAGAAAGCAA is from Pseudomonas sp. LS44 and encodes:
- a CDS encoding universal stress protein, whose product is MIRSILYATDLGLYAPFVLQHALTLAQAFRADLHVIHAVEPMSLFAESVLKTYLDQDTLDEMRSKGLPAVMSSIEERVLEAFRDELSDAPQNISMIRAVRVVQGDPPQVIHEESKRLAVDLLVIGSHSHGNELDVPMGRTAARLLHLAEMPVYLVPLIQHRQRLEP